The following coding sequences lie in one Drosophila bipectinata strain 14024-0381.07 chromosome XR, DbipHiC1v2, whole genome shotgun sequence genomic window:
- the LOC108123659 gene encoding probable methylthioribulose-1-phosphate dehydratase, producing MSLSTIFKDLPEEHPRHLIPSLCRQFYHLGWVTGTGGGMSIKHNDEIYIAPSGVQKERMQPEDLFVQDITGKDLQLPPEIKGLKKSQCTPLFMLAYQHRGAGAVIHTHSQHAVMATLLWPGKTFKCTHLEMIKGVYDEADKRYLRYDEELVVPIIENTPFERDLADSMYAAMMEYPGCSAILVRRHGVYVWGQTWEKAKTMSECYDYLFSIAVEMKKAGIDPEKFEST from the exons ATGTCGCTCTCCACCATTTTTAAAGATCTACCCGAGGAGCACCCTCGCCACCTGATTCCCTCACTCTGCCGGCAGTTCTACCACCTAGGATGGGTTACCGGCACTGGCGGTGGGATGAGCATCAAGCACAA TGACGAGATCTACATAGCACCGTCGGGTGTCCAAAAGGAGCGCATGCAGCCGGAGGATCTGTTTGTACAGGACATAACCGGCAAGGATCTGCAGCTTCCGCCAGAGATCAAGGGTCTAAAAAAGAGCCAGTGCACCCCGCTCTTCATGCTGGCCTACCAGCACCGCGGCGCCGGAGCCGTGATCCATACACATTCCCAGCACGCAGTGATGGCCACGCTGCTCTGGCCCGGCAAGACTTTCAAGTGCACCCACCTGGAGATGATCAAGGGAGTCTACGACGAGGCTGACAAGCGGTACCTGCGCTACGACGAGGAGCTGGTGGTGCCCATTATCGAGAACACGCCATTCGAACGTGATCTGGCGGACAGCATGTATGCGGCTATGATGGAGTATCCAGGTTGTAGTGCCATCCTGGTACGCAGGCATGGCGTCTACGTTTGGGGACAGACTTGGGAGAAGGCCAAAACAAT GTCCGAGTGCTATGACTATCTGTTCTCCATCGCTGTGGAAATGAAGAAAGCCGGAATCGATCCCGAAAAATTCGAGAGCACTTAG
- the LOC108123661 gene encoding peroxisomal multifunctional enzyme type 2, with amino-acid sequence MSLQSDAVFQKIIDGLKDNEAKAKSVNGVFLYKITKDGKVAKEWTLDCKSAKAYEGPAQGVKVDTTLTVADEDMVDIALGKLNPQAAFMKGKLKIAGNIMLTQKLAPLLKTDAKL; translated from the exons atgTCGCTGCAGTCGGACGCCGTTTTCCAGAAAATCATCGATGGACTGAAGGATAACGAGGCCAAGGCCAAGTCGGTCAACGGAGTGTTCCTCTACAAAATCACCAAGGACGGCAAGGTGGCCAAGGAGTGGA CTCTGGACTGCAAGAGCGCCAAGGCTTACGAGGGACCCGCCCAGGGCGTCAAGGTCGACACCACCCTGACCGTCGCCGATGAGGATATGGTGGACATTGCTTTGGGCAAGCTGAACCCCCAGGCTGCCTTCATGAAGGGCAAGCTGAAGATTGCCGGCAACATCATGCTCACCCAGAAGCTGGCCCCCCTCCTCAAGACCGACGCCAAGTTGTAA
- the MED20 gene encoding mediator of RNA polymerase II transcription subunit 20: MGVTVLQPYPLPEGKSGAHMIDQLGKRLLSLGATHAGQFLVDCETFISTPQPHNGAPGRAVHVLHNSEYPASAFSIIDNGTGKQVALVADNIFDLLMLKMTNTFTSKKQTKIESRGARFEYGDFVIKLGSVNMMEHFKGILVEIEYKSCVILAYCWEMIREVLQGFLGISVSKDFPSYFAPQTIMTPMGQQQIHTKHNDIYEPMDTVKQYLETFTNYRKQVHSGMSGNTPMHMSPSMAGLSRS; the protein is encoded by the exons ATGGGTGTGACTGTCTTGCAACCGTACCCGCTGCCGGAGGGTAAATCCGGGGCACACATGATCGACCAGCTGGGAAAAAGGCTGCTGTCGTTGGGAGCCACCCATGCCGGTCAGTTTCTGGTGGACTGTGAGACCTTCATATCCACGCCACAGCCCCACAATGGAGCACCGGGACGGGCGGTGCACGTCCTGCACAATTCCGAGTATCCAGCTTCGGCGTTTTCCATTATCGACAACGGAACCGGGAAACAAGTCGCCCTGGTTGCGGACAACATATTCGATCTTCTGATGCTCAAGATGACCAACACCTTCACATCCAAGAAGCAGACAAAGATCGAGTCTCGCGGCGCTCGTTTCGAGTACGGTGATTTTGTGATCAAGCTTGGCTCCGTCAACATGATGGAACACTTTAAG GGAATTCTCGTAGAGATTGAATACAAATCCTGTGTAATTCTTGCCTACTGCTGGGAGATGATTCGCGAAGTGCTGCAGGGCTTCCTGGGCATTTCAGTCTCCAAAGACTTTCCGTCATACTTTGCCCCGCAGACCATTATGACGCCAATGGGCCAGCAGCAGATTCACACTAAGCACAACGACATTTACGAGCCCATGGATACGGTGAAACAGTACCTGGAAACATTCACGAACTATAGGAAACAGGTGCACAGCGGCATGTCTGGGAATACGCCCATGCATATGTCACCCTCGATGGCTGGCTTGAGTCGATCCTGA
- the Pdcd4 gene encoding programmed cell death protein 4: MEVESNNKRATNGRHSASPEGSDSKESSVERELNGEIQAVELNGSGSHANGHIKKPLPVEDGRIKRKAKRLIQRQNSGSGGGGSPSQTNGNGAAASSTLVGNGILATPGGYVVPHRRWKNSRRSRNLNRGRGLPKKGGAGGKGVWGLPGSEVLAEVYEDENDPNYDSECNDRNVELREVITEITPAEFFKLAEPIVLEYFEHGDTHEVAVSFDEILQGPLREHITSILVEISMDHKDSQREMTSVLISDLYGRVITGKDIEKGFNILLSNLPDLILDTPEAPIILGNFMARAVADDCIPPKFVAKSTADLELLELGEHAEQALRRADSLLHKQGWAHLDNVWGMGGPLRPVKTITKQMELLLKEYQSSRDVAEAQRCLRALEVPHYHHELVYEAIVMTLESLSQTTEEAMCELLKQLDLTCLVLPAGMEQGFMRVFDDMADIVLDVPLAYIILDRFVERCNRAGFLTDKIINNMPSRGRKRFVSEGDGGHVKPATLPMRD, from the exons ATGGAAGTAGAATCGAATAACAAACGCGCCACCAACGGGCGGCACTCTGCCTCGCCGGAGGGATCCGATTCCAAGGAGAGTTCCGTGGAACGCGAGCTCAACGGCGAGATCCAGGCGGTGGAGCTAAACGGAAGTGGAAGTCACGCCAACGGGCACATCAAAAAGCCGCTGCCAGTCGAGGATGGCAGGATCAAGCGCAAGGCCAAGCGGCTCATCCAAAGACAGAACAGCGGCAGTGGTGGAG GTGGATCTCCCAGCCAGACCAATGGGAACGGGGCCGCTGCCAGTTCCACTCTGGTCGGTAATGGCATACTGGCCACTCCTGGGGGCTATGTGGTGCCCCATCGCCGCTGGAAGAACAGCCGCCGTTCGAGAAACCTGAACCGTGGACGCGGTCTACCCAAGAAGGGCGGCGCCGGCGGCAAAGGCGTTTGGGGATTGCCCGGTTCCGAGGTTCTGGCCGAGGTCTACGAGGACGAGAACGATCCCAACTATGACAGCGAGTGCAACGATCGGAATGTGGAGTTGCGCGAAGTGATCACAGAGATAACTCCCGCGGAGTTCTTCAAGCTGGCGGAACCGATCGTTCTGGAGTACTTTGAGCACGGGGACACACACGAGGTGGCCGTTAGTTTCGATGAGATATTGCAGGGACCGTTGCGCGAGCACATCACCAGCATCCTGGTCGAGATTTCCATGGATCACAAGGACTCGCAGCGCGAGATGACCTCCGTTCTGATCTCGGATCTGTATGGACGCGTCATCACCGGCAAGGACATCGAGAAGGGCTTTAATATTCTACTATCAAATTTACCGGATCTCATCCTGGACACCCCAGAGGCGCCCATCATTCTGGGCAACTTTATGGCCCGCGCCGTGGCCGACGATTGCATTCCCCCGAAGTTTGTGGCCAAGTCGACGGCTGATCTGGAGCTATTGGAGCTCGGTGAGCATGCCGAGCAGGCGCTCCGTCGCGCCGATTCGCTGCTCCACAAGCAGGGCTGGGCCCACCTCGACAACGTTTGGGGCATGGGCGGACCGTTGCGTCCCGTCAAGACCATTACCAAGCAGATGGAGCTGCTGCTGAAGGAGTACCAATCGTCCCGTGATGTGGCCGAGGCGCAGCGTTGCCTCCGCGCCCTCGAGGTGCCCCACTACCATCACGAGCTCGTCTACGAGGCCATTGTCATGACACTGGAGTCCCTTAGCCAGACCACCGAGGAGGCCATGTGTGAGCTGCTCAAGCAGCTGGATCTCACCTGCCTGGTGCTGCCCGCCGGCATGGAGCAG GGCTTCATGCGCGTCTTTGATGACATGGCTGATATTGTCTTGGATGTACCACTGGCGTATATCATACTTGACCGTTTCGTGGAGCGTTGCAATCGCGCTGGATTCCTTACTGACAAGATCATCAACAATATGCCATCGCG CGGGCGCAAGCGTTTCGTCTCGGAGGGTGATGGAGGACACGTGAAGCCGGCCACTCTGCCAATGCgcgactaa
- the LOC108123660 gene encoding gametocyte-specific factor 1 homolog: MMSKNKLKVAPPSTETYIACPYDSAHRLLPTRLAWHLTRCARNHPGSKMVHCPFNNTHIYSVTDIQTHIGVCPNRAHLERYIHPDKLPPAEPRAMEFNIESTEDWDAEPPVESYNPQAYCESNFVIRNPQGAPPSARREFRERERRRFQEHSKF, encoded by the exons ATGATGTCCAAAAATAAGCTTAAAGTTGCTCCACCGAGTACCGAAACATACATAGCTTGTCCGTACGATAGCGCCCATCGCTTGCTACCAACACGCCTGGCTTGGCATTTAACCCGATGTGCCCGCAATCATCCGGGCTCCAAAATGGTGCATTGTCCCTTTAATAATACCCATATTTATTCCGTTACAGATATCCAG aCTCATATCGGTGTATGCCCCAATCGAGCTCATCTGGAGCGGTATATACATCCGGATAAATTACCGCCAGCGGAGCCTCGAGCCATGGAATTCAATATCGAGTCTACTGAGGATTGGGATGCCGAGCCGCCGGTGGAGTCCTATAATCCGCAGGCTTATTGCGAGTCCAACTTTGTGATTCGGAATCCGCAAGGAGCTCCGCCATCAGCTCGTCGTGAGTTTCGCGAACGTGAACGCCGTCGCTTTCAGGAGCACTccaaattttaa
- the Rtc1 gene encoding probable RNA 3'-terminal phosphate cyclase-like protein, with product MPPVAQEGNCLIYRGSNFLKQRLILSCLSGKPVKITQIRSEDESAPGLREYEISLIRLLDKITNGTKIELNPAGTSVMFSPGLLHGGPIHHDCCVQRGIGYYLDALIALGPFCKNPLHCNLRGVTNSKDSPSVDHIKGAALTLLKRFLLVDEGLELKVIRRGVAPLGGGEIVFRCPVRKSLRAIQFQSQGMVKRIRGTVYACKVSPAMANRTVEAAKGCMLKFLPDVYIYTDQNKGKMSGNSPGFGICLIAETTDGVCFAADCSSNTREESDTPSIPEDLGQEVAMRLLDEIYRGGCVDSSYQWLAALYMALGQKHVSKFLTGALSTYTVHFLQHLRDFFSITFKLENPDAEDDDDEGEDVRGAQKVLMACVGIGYTNINKRVN from the exons ATGCCGCCCGTTGCCCAGGAGGGCAATTGCCTGATTTACCGCGGCAGCAACTTCCTGAAACAACGCCTGATACTCTCCTGCCTGTCCGGGAAACCCGTGAAGATTACCCAAATACGCTCCGAGGATGAATCCGCGCCCGGGTTAAGGGAATATGAAATCAGCTTGATCAGGCTACTGGACAAGATCACCAACGGCACAAAAATCGAGCTTAATCCGGCGGGCACCAGTGTCATGTTTTCACCGGGACTGCTCCACGGCGGACCCATTCATCACGATTGCTGCGTGCAGCGCGGCATCGGTTACTACTTGGATGCACTGATAGCATTGGGCCCGTTCTGCAAGAATCCACTTCACTGCAACCTTCGCGGAGTGACCAACAGCAAGGACTCGCCCTCGGTGGACCACATCAAAGGTGCTGCCTTGACGCTGCTCAAAAGGTTTCTACTGGTGGACGAGGGCCTGGAACTGAAAGTCATCCGCAGGGGCGTCGCTCCCCTTGGTGGCGGTGAGATTGTGTTCCGGTGTCCAGTCCGGAAGAGCCTTCGGGCCATCCAGTTCCAATCCCAGGGCATGGTGAAGCGTATTCGTGGTACTGTTTACGCCTGCAAGGTTTCCCCGGCAATGGCCAATCGCACTGTGGAAGCCGCCAAGGGCTGCATGCTCAAGTTCCTGCCTGATGTCTACATTTATACCGATCAAAACAAAGGCAAGATGTCGGGAAACTCACCTGGCTTCGGTATCTGTTTGATTGCCGAGACAACAGACGGTGTGTGCTTCGCCGCCGATTGTAGTTCCAATACTAGAGAGGAATCG GACACTCCGTCCATACCCGAGGACCTGGGCCAGGAGGTGGCCATGCGATTGCTGGACGAAATTTATCGCGGCGGCTGTGTGGACTCTAGCTATCAATGGCTGGCAGCTCTCTATATGGCTCTAGGACAGAAACATGTCTCGAAATTTCTAACAG GTGCTTTGTCTACATACACTGTTCACTTTCTGCAACACCTGCGCGATTTCTTCTCCATTACATTCAAGCTGGAGAATCCCGATGCggaggacgacgacgacgagggAGAGGATGTTCGCGGTGCCCAAAAAGTTCTGATGGCATGTGTGGGGATCGGATATACGAACATCAACAAGCGTGTTAATTAA
- the Yp3 gene encoding vitellogenin-3, with translation MSLRLCLLACLLVAAAQASKDSSSTQLKPTKWLSASDLENVPSLNDITWEYLENEPLEKGAKLIEKIYHVGQIKHDLTPSFVPSPSNVPVWIIKSNGDRVEAKLNNYVEVAKGQNGFAEDEVTIVVTGLPQNSPAAKKAMRKLVQAYVQRYNLQQQQKYAQEQQQQLKSKDYDYTSSEEQADQWKSAKTASGDLIIIDLGSTLTNFKRYAMLDVTNTGAMIAQTLIELTNKGVPQEIIHVIGQGIAAHVAGAAGNEFTAQTGHKLRRITGLDPAKLLAKRPQTLVGLSRGDADFVDVIHTSAFAMGTPIRCGDVDFYPNGPSVAVPGSENVIEAVARATRYFAESVRPGSERNFPAVPANSLQQYKQQDGFGKRAFMGLQTDFDLRGDYILEVNAKSPFGQRTPAQKQSTYHGVHRNQN, from the exons ATGAGCCTGCGTCTGTGCCTTTTGGCCTGCCTCCTGGTGGCGGCGGCCCAAGCCTCCAAGGATTCCTCCTCTACCCAGCTGAAGCCCACCAAGTGGCTGTCCGCCTCCGACCTGGAAAATGTGCCGTCCCTTAACGACATCACCTGGGAGTATCTGGAGAACGAGCCCCTCGAGAAGGGTGCCAAGCTGATTGAGAAAATCT ACCATGTTGGCCAAATCAAGCACGATCTGACCCCCAGCTTTGTGCCCAGCCCCAGCAACGTGCCCGTCTGGATCATCAAGTCCAACGGTGACCGTGTGGAGGCTAAGCTGAACAACTATGTGGAGGTTGCCAAGGGCCAGAACGGATTCGCCGAGGATGAGGTGACCATTGTCGTTACCGGTCTGCCCCAGAACAGCCCTGCCGCCAAGAAGGCCATGCGCAAGCTTGTCCAGGCTTACGTCCAGCGTTACAacctccagcagcagcagaagtacgcccaggagcagcagcagcagctcaaGAGCAAGGACTACGACTACACCAGCAGCGAGGAGCAGGCTGACCAGTGGAAATCGGCCAAGACCGCCAGCGGCGATTTGATC ATCATTGACCTCGGCTCGACCCTGACTAACTTCAAGCGCTACGCGATGCTGGATGTGACCAACACCGGTGCCATGATTGCCCAGACTCTGATCGAACTGACCAACAAGGGAGTGCCCCAGGAGATCATCCATGTGATCGGACAGGGTATCGCCGCCCATGTGGCCGGAGCTGCCGGTAACGAGTTCACTGCCCAAACCGGACACAAGCTGCGCCGCATCACCGGCCTGGACCCCGCCAAGCTGCTCGCCAAGCGCCCCCAGACTCTGGTCGGACTCTCTCGCGGCGATGCCGACTTCGTTGATGTCATCCACACCTCGGCCTTCGCCATGGGCACTCCCATCCGTTGCGGCGATGTTGACTTCTATCCCAATGGACCCTCTGTGGCTGTTCCCGGCTCTGAGAACGTGATCGAGGCTGTTGCCCGTGCCACCCGCTACTTCGCCGAGTCTGTCCGTCCCGGCAGCGAGCGCAACTTCCCCGCCGTCCCCGCCAACTCTCTGCAGCAGTACAAGCAGCAGGACGGTTTCGGTAAGCGCGCCTTCATGGGTCTCCAGACCGATTTCGATCTCCGCGGCGACTACATCCTGGAGGTCAACGCCAAGAGCCCCTTCGGCCAGCGTACCCCCGCCCAGAAGCAGTCCACCTACCACGGTGTCCACCGCAACCAGAACTAG